The genomic region TCTTCATTCCTTACTACAACCATGGATGGGACTGCAGCATCCGAGCAGTTTGTGTTGTACGGTGGCGATCTTCGGAACAGCATCGAAGATGGATGTCGATCGTTCGGAGAGCTTGTCGTCAAACGGTTGTACCGTAATGGAGATAAAGTGGCGCTGGTAAGTCCTTGTTCGCCTTATCAATAACTCTATGGTAAACTGTGGACTCTATTAATTTGTTACTACTAACTTGGTAAACTGAAACGAAGTGGATATAGATGTTCATTCTTTCCCTACTCTTTTAGGTTGATGGAGTCACCGGGGAGTCGCTTACGTACCATCAGATCCTCGAGCGCTCGCTCAAACTGGCCAACCGGTTCCATCGCATGGGCATCAAGCGGAACAGCGTCGTCGGTATCAGCAGCGAAAACAGTCTGCACTTTCCGGTCATTACCTTCGCAACGGTCATGCTTGGTGGAACGGTGCTACCCATCAATCATGGCTACACGATGTCGGAGTTCGCGCATGCACTCCAGCTTACCAAACCGGTCGCCATTTTTGCATCACCAAAACCGCTTGCAACGATCATGGCGCTGCGTGGTCAGTCGCCGTTCATAAAGCTACTGGTTTCGCTGGGTAGAGGAAGGCCACCTGGGCGTGTTGCCCTGTTTAAGGACCTTTTCGACAGCAGTCCCATCCACAGTCTGACCGCGTTCACGCCCCAACCGGTGCCACTGCAGCGACAAGTCGCGCTGATGGTAATGTCCTCCGGTACGACCGGACTCCCAAAAGCGGTTCAGTTGACGCATCACAATGTTATGGCGGTGATGGCGTACCAGGCGGAGGATCCCCGCTACACCGAACTTCCTGTGCCGATCCGTGTACTTGGTCTTCTGCCCTTCTACCATGTGTTTGGATTCATGCTGTCGCTGAACAGCTGCCTCAACGCCGTTCCCATGGTGGTGTTGCCCCGCTTCGAGCCCCATCTCTTCCTGCGCACGCTTCAGGATCACCGCATCACGATGGTCAGTCTCGTGCCACCACTGATGGTGTTCCTCGCCAAAAGCCCCCTGGTGGACGAGTACGATCTCAGCTCGCTGTATGCCGTTCTCTGCGGAGCGGCCCCATTGAGTCGCGAGATCGAGGAGCTCGTTCGTACCCGTCTCCCGAACGTGGCCACCGTGCGAACCGGGTATGGTATGAGCGAGACATCCCTGGGCGTAATTTCGCGCACGAACGACAAGGTTGGCTCGGTCGGGAAGGTGCACAAAACGACTCGCGCCAAAGTGGTCGACATGGAGACGGGCCAACCGCTCGGACCCGGTCGGGCTGGGGAAATCTGCGTCAAAGGGCCCCTTATCATGAAGGGCTACCTCGACAACGAGCTGGCCACACGGGAAACAATCGACAAGGACGGTTGGCTGCACACCGGTGACATCGGGTACTACGATACCGAGGGAGATTTCTTCATCGTCGATCGACTCAAGGATCTGATCAAGTACAACGGCTACCAGGTACCACCGGCCGAGCTGGAGGACGCACTTCTCAGCCACCCGAAGGTACGTGATGCTGCGGTCGTCGGTATTCCGGATGAGGCGGCCGGAGAACTGCCGGCTGCATTCGTCGTGCTCCAACCGAACGCAAAGGCCAGTGAGACGGAACTGGTCGAATTTGTGGCACCGAAGTTGTCACCCCAGAAACGTCTCCGAGGAGGTGTTTTCTTTCTAGATGAAATCCCTAAAACTGGCAGTGGCAAGATCTTGCGTCGTCAACTGCGAGCGTTGGTTCATCAGAAGGCTAAGCTTTGAGTGAATATAGAAGAGACTTTCAAAATGGTGACACACAAGATTGTCCctgcagaagaaaaatgaatctgTTCGTATCAAACCACAGCATCTTAGATAAGATAATTCCTTCTTCAAATGGACAAATTTTGCTGTCTTTTTCTCTACATACTTACCTTAAAGCTCTAAAACTGTGACCTACCCGTTTTTGTCGTCTCATCGACCGCTATCATTTGATTCAAATTGTGTGTGCTGATTAAGATTCATTTAAAGACAGTTTGATCATTGTTTGCCCGAGCTCGATATCGAACTCGTCTTTTCCACTCTAAACCTAACCATGAATGTCTAGAATGGTCAATAAAAGgggtaaaaattaatttcaaccaacCCATTAAATAAACGGTATAAATTGGTGTTTCGTTCCGCGTGGGTCAGAATTGAATGCGTTGAAAGAAGTCTTTGCGTTTGTGTGAACGGTTTCTTTCCGATGCACGCCCACATCCTTTTGGGCTAGAAACCGATGCCAATGGCAGACCTAATGCTGGTGGgaaagaattttaattttaaaggaTAATGAATTCAAAGAATCGTGATGTAATCCTTCTTTGCGCCAAAGGCACTCAGCGGAAAGGACAGATCCGTCACGTGCCCTCGTGGGATGTTAGACGAAgctccttttttctctttatccACGGCTACCGAACAGTAAAATGTGttcagaaataaaaataaaaaataactttagCATGGTTTGTGGCTATCCATCGTATAGCATTTTGCCACGGAATGTTATTTTAAACTGTTCTTCTCTCCACAGAACCACGATGTCGTTGTACCAGTGGAATCAATTTCACTAATTAACTGTTACAGTTCCTTCGTCCCGATGTTCTCCTTTACTCTCGCTTGCAGTGGCCATGAGAAATGGATCGAAATTAAATGCCAAATCTGCGAACACTCTAAACTCCACTCTAGGGCTTACGGCTTGTGGAAACTGCAGTTAAAACCCAACGATCAAGCCGGCCGATAATTTGTGACCATGTCAAGCAGCCATTCCTTTCCGCCGGTTGGTCCACCCTTAGAGATAAATAATCATCTTCTGCCCGCCAGGGAAGACTCTCTGCGACTCGGAGTCTTACGGGAACCTCTCATCTAAATTAGTTCCCGGTAGGgatagtgtttttattttattgcccgTAATGCACTCGACTGAGGCAGTGCGAGTGTAAAGGTTTCACTTTTTCGACCACGGTTTTATCATCTGGCATGCCATAGTAAATTTAATCCATGGCATCCtgaatttattcatttgaaagttaaaaaaatgtttatttgactttaattaaaatatgatCAATCTGCAATAGAATTAAAGAAAAGTAACGTAGCTTTATGACTTTTTTACTAAATGTTTCGTAGTAACATGAATTTCTAAAAATATTCTAATCTACAGTCTAATTTTACTGTCCAGTTTAGTGATAGATGAAATTCCACTTTTAAATAAAGTGCCTTGAACTCTAGCTTCTGACTTTATTTACATGGCTGTTCTTATCCTTTTGATGACAAATTtcttaacaaatattatttactCAACAAGCAACCAGAGACGACAAGAGCATTGTACAGCTTAAACCCTCGTTTACGCCACTTGTGTTTGTCGTATTTACGGTTGGTCCCATGATCAACTTACGAGACAGCTTTATCAACATCCTTATCATCAAAAACAACGCATCCGGATGAGATGGTCAGCTTCTCGAGTCATCCAAAGCATCGCTGCCTATCAGTAGGTCGCGTACCAGCCACCCGACAGCACCAGACAACAGCAAACCCAGAACGGTCTAATCGACGATGGACGAGACGCACATAATCCGCGGACCGCCGGCTCCAGAGAATCCCGGCATGGGTACCCGTTCGCTCGGTGAACTGTGCCTAAAGTTCCTACGGGAGTTTCCGGATACCATCACGATGGTTAACGGTGTCACCGGGGTCGAGTTCTCCAATGCGTACATTCTGGAGCGTTCGCTCGAACTGGCATCATATCTGCGCGAGCACAACATTCAGCGGGGCGATGTGGTGGCGATAGTGTCCGAAAACCGTATCGAGTACGTGATCACGATGATTGCCCTGTTCCTGATCGGTGCCCCAGCTGCCCTCTTCAACCCGACCTACACCTCGCGTAAGTTTCATGAAATTTACCCCCAACAGTGTTCGTCCGCTTGTTGAGAGGATAAGATAGCAATTTGGTGTGCTGTTTATGGTGCGTCTGTTTGGTTTTGATAACAGGTGAACTTGCGCACGCCCTCAATACTACTCGACCGAAGATGGTGTTTGTGTCGGGTAAGGCCAGAGCAACCCTGTTCCAAGCATGTCGATCCGCTAGACAACCTATTAACATCATTTGCTACGATAAGGCCGAACGGAGCAACACCTACGCGGATTGTTTGAGGCGATCAAGTAAGCAGTTCAAGGAGCAACCATTCCATCCCGAACCGTGCGATGTCACGTCCGAAGTGGCCGCAATTGTTATGTCCTCCGGAACTACCGGACTCCCGAAGGGTGTTCTTATCACGCATGAGAATATCATGGCTAGCATGGCGAATCTCCGAGCGGCGATCGTGTCGGGTCTGGAACTTCGAAGTATCGTGGAAGTCTTGCCCTGGTACCATGTTGCTGGTGGTATGGCTATGCTGAACTACCTCAGGTCAAACCTTAAGACGGTCTTCCTGCCCAAGTTCGAGCCCCGTGCGTACTTACGCTGCATCCAGGAGCATCGCCCGAACTTCCTTCACATTGTGCCCCCGATAGCGGTGTTCTTGGCGAAAGACCCCATAGTAGACGAGTACGATCTGTCCTCTGTGCAAACGATCGCATGTGGTGCGGCCCCACTGAGCAAGGAGGTGGAGGAACTAATCTGTGCGCGACTCCAAGTTCCTGGACTGCGAATTCGGCAAGGATACGGTATGAGCGAAACAACACAGGCCATTACATTCTACGACGGTGAGGCTCTCAAGCCGGGTAGCATCGGTAAAGTGAGGTCCGGGCAGCTGGCCAAAGTGATCGATCCGGACACGGGTCGAGCCCTCGGACCGAACCAACAAGGCGAACTCTGCTTCAAGGGATCGCTCATCATGAAGGGTTACATCGGCCAGGAAGGAGCGATCGACGCGGACGGTTGGCTACACACCGGCGACATCGGCTACTACGACGCCGATCAGGACTTTTTCATCGTCGATCGCCTCAAGGAGCTGATCAAATACAACGGATTCCAGGTACCACCGGCCGAGCTAGAGGCGCTACTACTCTCTCACCCAGCCGTAAAGGACGCAGCCGTCATTGGAATCCCCAACGAACGCACCGGTGAGCTGCCGATGGCGTTCGTAGTGCAGGCAGACGAGTCGAACGTGAGTGAACAGGAGTTGATCACGTTTGTTCAGGCAAAGGTTTCGAACGCGAAGCGACTCCGGGGTGGAGTCCAATTCATCAGTGAAATACCCAAGACGAGTAGCGGTAAAATTCTAAGGCGTACATTACGTGAGCTGGTGAAAACTCAATCAAAGTTATAGATGTTTTGAAGAAATCAAACTTTGTTATTAATACcgctttaaaatgttaaatagCTTATAAACTAGAAAGGATGTGGTAAAATacgaaaatattgaaaagaagaaattaaaatcactttGTTGAACAGAATCAACGATAATTTAtaactttaaaacaaacttgcttaaattaattaaaacacttAAAGTACATTCGGTGTAGGACCTTTAATAGCAGTAagatatttttccttaataaaacataaagaaaacaCCTATATCCGTTCATTCCAATAAATTTTGTAGACTCATGTAGACACGTTTGAGAGAACCGGAATACTAATCCACTTCCTAACAGATTATTGCATGGtatactactgtgtccaaaaagtaaggtgacatTGGATGTTAAATTTTGCGCGCCAAAAATAGccccttgtttttatttttcgtatgtCACTATGCATGTTTTTGACAGCTGTGCCAAGTTTCAAGTCAAAATATCAACCCGGCTAAGAGcagcaatttttttaatttggtgCTACCTGTGTAATCCTCGTTGGGTAAAGATGTCTAGCACGAGCAACTTTGTTGAGCAGCGCTCGTGTATCAAATTCTGTTTGAGAAAGCCTTAAATGCACTGTACCACTTGTACACTTGTTTTTTTGACATTGTTTTGTCACCGAATGCTTTTACCAACATTCTCAACGTCTCTGCAGCGGTAATGTCGTTTCTCAAACAGAATTTGATACACGAGCGCTGCTCAACAAAGTTGCTCGTGCTAGACATCTTTACCCAACGAGGATTACACAGGTAGcaccaaattaaaaaaaatgctgctCTTAGCCGGGTTGATATTTTGACTTGAAACTTGGCACAGCTGTCAAAAACATGCATAGTGacatacgaaaaataaaaacaaggggCTATTTTTGGCGCGCAAAATTTAACATCCAatgtcaccttactttttggacacagtagtacAAACATACACTATTTACATAAACTAAAGCATGCAAGGGAAGGCAATTCTTTTTCGTCCTGAACTGCTGTCCATGCTAGCCAACCCTGGCTTACGTGGCACGTACGTAAAAACGGCAGGTAAATGGTGATCCAATGATGAAATGAATCGAAGCAATATTGACCCAATTGCAGCATCGCCGTACCAAGGTGCGATCAAAAGAGGGCACACTGCACACTGCACTAATGGGGGAGCTGAGGCCAAAGGGAGCATGGTACACCGGTACGCTACTATGCACGCCCCATAACGACAgtggcagcagcatcagcaacattCGCCATTTTTCCGTGTGCCGAAGGTGTGCTGTGAGCATGAGGAATTTCTTGTGGAGTGTTCATACCCACTTTCATCAGAGGGATGGTGGCGCTAGGACCGGCTGGGAATATCTCCTCCAAACGCAAAACCGATGCCAACGAACGTAGACGGAAAGATAGAGCTGGGGTTGGGACCTAGGGAGAGAATTGTTGTCTGCAGCACCGGCGAAACTTTGGTCGTCCTTGTTCTGTGTCCTATGTGTGTGTACAGATAATCATTCAATTAGTCTGATTAggtttcgatcgatcgatccatcGACCGATCGGAGTTTGATGCACACCATCGACGACgccaaaagaagaaaaaacataagaaaggAGAGGGATTTATTTACCTCTCCTCCCGATTCAAAAACCTCCCCCGTAGAGGTCTTTGCATCAAGTGTTCGAAGGGGTGAACAGAGTGGGTTCATTCTTGCGTACCAGATGTGTCCAAAAATGCACCGGCGGGATGTAGGCTAATGGCGTTGGAGTGGGGGAATACATAACTTCGGATCCCACGTACAAAATCCGTTCCGACGTTAAAGTGGAGCGGAAAATTGTCTTATCTTCAAAGTGTACCGCAACAAGGACGATGATAGTATTTATACACCGCGAAGGGTTGGCAAGGGATCGGCGTTCTGGCAATAATGTTGGCCGTTGTACAATGTCCCCTGGATGTCCATTTCCCGCAGGGCCAAAGGTCAAGTGACGCGATGGAAAGTGTGCAGTATTTTCCGAACACTCCATCCAAGTCCACGGGGAAAAGGTGAGCACCGCCACGGCAGGTGTTAGGCATTCCCTGGACGTGACGAAACACGTCCCGAGATTGACGGACGAGCGAACGCACACGACTTGGAGGGCACACGCAACACCGTTCCCCGAGCGTCACCTGGTGCTGGTGTTTGAGGAGCAAATCGAAATCGGGGAACCGGCGGTCAACCGAGCAAGTATCGAACGTCTCGGTCGAAGGCATGCCTGCGACGGAACGAGGTTGCGTGGAGGCTTGGTAAAACATCTATAATCCTGctcataaatattcaaaacatttgtAGCAAACCACCCGAGGAACGCTGACGAGTACGAGGTACTACGAGGACCAACCTGGTGCTGGTAGTTGTGGTACTATAGTTTCTTCTACTACGACCACTGCTGCGGGGACCAGTCACCAATACCACTGCTTCGTTGCTAGAACTTCCACCACACGTTAGAACTCCAGCGGAGAACCTAAAAAGTGAGGCAGGAAAAGCCTTCGGCGAATAGCTGGCGTGCGGTGATTCCATTGCGGCAAATGTGTGAACGAAATGGCATACGTGTACCGAGAGCATCCTGCTATTCCATGGCCCGAAGCCAGGGAAGCTTTTCCGAACATCGGCAAGCCGAACCGAGAGGTGGCTCGCCCTCCCATTTCCGCCGGTTCGCGATCAGCTGGTTTTCCTTTCGGGCAGAGCTTTCCCGCAAGAAGCTTCTTGGCGCCAACAATCGCTGCGCATGTGCAGCCACGACGAGTTCGTCGGTGTTTTgcagttttagtacaaccGTTCTGACACTTCCTCCCCTCGTCGGTCGTCTGTGGCGCGTTATGCGGCACGTGCAAGTGACGTACCACGTTTTGTCGGGCCAAAGTCGGTGGCCGTACCTGACCTAGACGAATTTATTCCTACAAAGGGAACAACTGTGGATGATGGCAGCAAGGAACAACTGGTGGATACTGGCAAAGCCCAACCCCTGGTTGTAGGTCTTGCCCACTCGTGTCACGCCCAGGATTTGGAAATGCCAGACGTCAACGTTTCTTTTGATCTTCCAACCGGAAGGCATACATGTTTACCGTTCCGTAGCAGTTCTTTCCTTGCATTTTTTTTGCCTGCAAGGAACCGAGTTTCCTCTCAGTTCCACCGTTGATCAACTGCTACACCTAACCTCACCTTTAGTCCGTTGACATTTTTCACACTGCATCGCCGTCGAAACGAATTGTGCCCTCCCTCTTGCCCTCCGGGTATCCTTCCGGTAATGTGACTCTCTTCTACAAACTCCAGATATACTTCGCCGATGCACAACAGGGAACGAGAAGACGCACTGGCTGCTACTGACAAACCGCAGAGGCTCGGAAATACTGCGAATTTTTACCCTGTTTGTTTTTGACCATCGGTTGGAACGTGCTGTTTCCAAATTCAGGTGAAGAA from Anopheles coustani chromosome 3, idAnoCousDA_361_x.2, whole genome shotgun sequence harbors:
- the LOC131262461 gene encoding uncharacterized protein LOC131262461, which translates into the protein MDETHIIRGPPAPENPGMGTRSLGELCLKFLREFPDTITMVNGVTGVEFSNAYILERSLELASYLREHNIQRGDVVAIVSENRIEYVITMIALFLIGAPAALFNPTYTSRELAHALNTTRPKMVFVSGKARATLFQACRSARQPINIICYDKAERSNTYADCLRRSSKQFKEQPFHPEPCDVTSEVAAIVMSSGTTGLPKGVLITHENIMASMANLRAAIVSGLELRSIVEVLPWYHVAGGMAMLNYLRSNLKTVFLPKFEPRAYLRCIQEHRPNFLHIVPPIAVFLAKDPIVDEYDLSSVQTIACGAAPLSKEVEELICARLQVPGLRIRQGYGMSETTQAITFYDGEALKPGSIGKVRSGQLAKVIDPDTGRALGPNQQGELCFKGSLIMKGYIGQEGAIDADGWLHTGDIGYYDADQDFFIVDRLKELIKYNGFQVPPAELEALLLSHPAVKDAAVIGIPNERTGELPMAFVVQADESNVSEQELITFVQAKVSNAKRLRGGVQFISEIPKTSSGKILRRTLRELVKTQSKL
- the LOC131258779 gene encoding uncharacterized protein LOC131258779; amino-acid sequence: MDGTAASEQFVLYGGDLRNSIEDGCRSFGELVVKRLYRNGDKVALVDGVTGESLTYHQILERSLKLANRFHRMGIKRNSVVGISSENSLHFPVITFATVMLGGTVLPINHGYTMSEFAHALQLTKPVAIFASPKPLATIMALRGQSPFIKLLVSLGRGRPPGRVALFKDLFDSSPIHSLTAFTPQPVPLQRQVALMVMSSGTTGLPKAVQLTHHNVMAVMAYQAEDPRYTELPVPIRVLGLLPFYHVFGFMLSLNSCLNAVPMVVLPRFEPHLFLRTLQDHRITMVSLVPPLMVFLAKSPLVDEYDLSSLYAVLCGAAPLSREIEELVRTRLPNVATVRTGYGMSETSLGVISRTNDKVGSVGKVHKTTRAKVVDMETGQPLGPGRAGEICVKGPLIMKGYLDNELATRETIDKDGWLHTGDIGYYDTEGDFFIVDRLKDLIKYNGYQVPPAELEDALLSHPKVRDAAVVGIPDEAAGELPAAFVVLQPNAKASETELVEFVAPKLSPQKRLRGGVFFLDEIPKTGSGKILRRQLRALVHQKAKL